The genomic DNA GTGCAAACGTAGGGGATCCAAAACTATTCTCTGTGATCATTTGGATTGTTAATCTCTCCAGGGTTTCTTCAACCTTCTCAAGGCAGTTTCTGGCACCAAAGGGAAAATGGAGAAGTTGAGATGcaattttatttcccatttgaACTTGATTAAATGGGGACTGTTCTAATCAAAAGTTTGAATCCTGGGGGAGTGCGATGTTGTTAACAGGTTTAAGAATATTGCAGAAGAACAGGGGGGAAGTATACTAAAGTCAAGGCAGAGAAAGAATCAGGCAAGAAAATAATTGTAGTAAAGCTTATTAAGGCATAACATTAGGTGAACAAATTGCTTCACAGATAGTGTTAAGCTCATTGCTAGACTGGCAAAGGAAGTAGAAGAAAgctctttgaaaacattatttttattattttaatgatttgtgTAGGAATCATAGTAGCTGCAATCTGTTAGGGAGAAACAATTGCCAGCTGGTGTCATCGTGGAGTAACTACAGTAGGCTGAATGCAAGTATGTTTTGCCTTTTTACCTGGAGAGCATTCAATTTTAGAAAGTTTCTATTCATTTTTGCCTGAATGTGAGGTCTGCCCTTGTAGATAAGGGAGCCTGTTTATGGTGTGACTTAAGAGCTTTGATTAGGTTCACACCAAGTTCCACAACTGTAATAGGGAGACCACACCTGGGACAGACTGTATTTACACGACCAAAGTTAcctattattaaaatatgaatttttgagTAAATGCCTGAATTGCCTTGATTCAATGCATTGTTTTCCTTGTGGTTACCTCAAGGAAATGGAGTCACTTCATTAGCTATTTTACTGAAAACAAAACGAGATTTTCGGGGATAATGTTCTTTGAAAAGTGTTAAAAGTACACTTATTTATGGAAATACACGTTTTGTTAGCAATGTAGCTGCTACATGTTTATTGTAcgttttatttttacaattcttCTAAGTGATTTAACAATTATACAATCATTTTATGATTGTTATTgctatttttccctctttcttgaaACTAATAGACGAAGTGACAAAATACTGCAGGATGTAGAATTGCTCAGCTTTGCCTATAAAGTCAGGAGGAGAGAGAACATAATTTTTCTATTGCAATTCTGTTGTCTCTTCCTGCCTCTTGACTCAAATGGTCTCAAGAGGGGAGAGAGGAAATTATGGGCTCTGTTGTTGATGTTTGTTGAACTTCTTCAGTGAATGTATTTTGGGTATGTTAGCGGTTTCTAATTTGGCTTTGCTTTCACCGAGCTTTCCTtgcgtcagtttcctcatctctgaaatgggatATTATACTTCTCTTATCTCCTTAGAGTGTTGTTCTGAGaagcaaatgaaataatggctAGGAGAGTGCTTTCCACTATACAGACTACCACTAGCATTCTGGTTATCCATTTTGGTAGCTAATAAGCTGATGTTTATCCATGTGATATCAAGCAATTTTATAGGAAATGAGAAGCTTCTTCAATAAGGTGATATAAAAAGGTATAATGATGTTTCACTTAACTAAAGCAGAGGTATGTGTATATTAACCATACACATTCAGAAAATAATTGTTGGgttttattggtttttgttttatcaCAGTTTCTTGCTGTGGAGTGGGGTGTGATGCCATTAATAGGATTTCAAACTtaagtgagagaaaaagaaatagaatcaaaTAAGCTTTAAAGAAGCTGATTCATCTCACCCAACACCTTTTCTACTAATATAGCCTCCTACATATTAGGAAAGGCACGGGTTGAAGTTGTTTATAGAGTTGAAAACAGGAAAGGAAGCAGAGGAGGGAAGTTTTATTGAGAAGAATTCCACCTGTCTAAACAATGAAAATAGTATCCTATGGGCAAGCTTTAGCATCCCTGAGAGAGCTCTGGATCTTCACTGATGGCTGCAGAGGGGACACCCTGATAAGTAGATGACATCGACAGAGTGTCTCAGGAAGAAACAAGTGCATGGATTCATAAAGAGGCCAGATGGGAAAGTGGGCTGCTATGAAATATTATAGCACACCTGTGGAATACGGTAGTGTAGCTGGGAGGGACACACTGGCCTGGGCCAGGGAATCACACTGCATCGTCCTCACCTTTAAGACATTGCCACTCCCCACTCGGAAAATAGGTCCAGCAGGTCTAGGGATTGTGGTAGGGCAGTTACAACAATTTGATCGTATATCTTTTCACTATCTGAAAAACAGAAGTTGTTATTGAGCAAAGATTTAGTTCTGGGGTAATACTAAATGCAACATCTAgatgtttgaaaaataaagtttcccAAAACATCTGCATACAAATTAGTGCTTATGAAATATAGGCAAGCTTAACTCTTATCTTCCACCATTGTTGGGAAGGAATAAATCTTGAACATTTAGGAGTTCAACGTCTAttagtagaatgatttttttagtaGGTGATCCCTAAACTCCTTTTTATGTTCTAAGTACTGCATGGTTGAGGGCTGGACTGTCTAGTGCTGAAAGAAAGTGTGTATTGAACGTAGCGCCTGATACACAGTAGGCGCTTAATGGTTAACTGACGCCGGTTGAATATAGTTGCATAGTTGGACGCACCAAGTTTGTTATTAAGGGAGGACCAGCATAAAACTCGAGCACCAGTTAGAATGTCTTGGGTAGAAATTCACAGCAGTATGGAGCCACGTTCCCCTGCTGAGAAGGGAACTGCCAACCCGTGTAAAGTCTGGTCTAGTGAGTCTTCCCGGGAGTGTGCAGGTGTTATTCCTGAAAATAAGGCCGGCCACTACCAGACGGAGAAGCTGCCCATTTTAAGGTCTCAGATCAACGCCAGCGACGCTTACCTCGGGGCCTCTTCTCGCCCCACCTTTGCCTTTCTGCCAAATCTCTCCTTGCTCCAGGCAAGGATTCCCACCCCCAGCTGCCTCCTCCGACTCCCGCGGAGCAGCGGACTCCTCCCCTGGAAACTCCTCCGGGGCTGGGGAAGGCTTTGGCGCATGCTCCGTACCTAGGGCAGGTTTTTGCTGCGGGTAGCAGGGCTCCTGTCACACCGGCTGGCGGGTTGTGGCGGTGCCAGCCTGTGTGTGCGAGTGTGTCTGCGTGCCTGCGCCTGGGCGGACAGCCCGGAGCGGCAGTGCGACTCGCCGGGAGAGGCGTCTCCGCAGAGGCGCCTCGCCCGCTGCCGCTGCGCTGCGGGGGCCGCTCTGCAAACTTGCGGCGAGCGCCGTCAGCCCTCGCAGCTCCACAGCCCGGCGACCTGCGGGCAAAGGCGCCGGGCGCGCGTGCCGGGCGCGGTGCCCGCGGCCGGCCAGAGCGGCGGGAGCGGACCGCGCCTTCGCCCTTGGCCCGCGCCCTGGCGAGCCTCATGCAGCCCCAGCGCTCGCGGCCGCAGCTACCCGACTGCCCGGCTGCGCGCGGTAGGTCCAGGACCCGAACCCCGCTTCCCAGCGCCTGAGCGCCTGCAAGCCGCCGGCGGGATGCCGCGCGTCGCATGAGAGTGCCGCGCCGGGGCGGGAGCAGGGAGCGGGCCGGCCTGGACGCCCCCGGTAGCGCAGGGCGCCCCACGCCGCAGCCGCAGCCGCAGCCGCAGCCGAGCGCGCCGGCGCCCGCCTCCCCCGACCGGCTCGCAGGCCCCGGCTCCGCAAGCCCCGAGGGCCGCGAAGCCGCCAGCCAGCCATACGCCTCGGCGTCAGGGGCATGGAGGAATGGCGGGCTCCGAGCCGCGCCCCGGAGTCCGCGAAACTTCGAGCGGGCGCCCGTCCGCCCGTCCgccctgccgccgccgccgccgctttgCCTGCCGGCCTGAGAGCGGGACCATGGATGAAAGGTTCAACAAGTGGCTGCTGACGCCCGTGCTCACTCTCCTCTTCGTGGTCATCATGTACCAGTACGTGTCCCCCTCCTGCACCAGCTCCTGCACCAACTTCGGGGAGCAGCCCCGCGCGGGGGAGGCCGGCCCGCCCGCCGTCCCGGGTCCCGCCCGCCGGGCTCCGGCGCCGCCCGAGGAGTGGGAGCGGCGGCCTCAGTTGCCCCCGCCGCCCCGGGGGCCCCCCGAGGGACCTCGGGGGGCCGCGGCGCcggaggaggaggacgaggagccCGGAGACCcccgggagggggaggaagaggaggaggaagactaGCCGGACCCCGAGGCCCCCAAGAACGGCTCCCTGCCCCGGTTCGTGCCGCTCTTCAACTTCACCCTGAAGGACCTGACCCGCTTCGTGGATTTCAACATCAAAGGCGCGACGTGATCGTGTTCCTCCACATCCAGAAGACCGGGGGCACCACTTTCGGCCGGCACCTGGTGAAGAACATCCGGCTGGAGCAGCCTTGTAGCTGCAAAGCCGGCCAGAAGAAGTGCACCTGCCACCGGCCTGGCAAGGAGACGTGGCTTTTCTCCCGCTTCTCCACCGGCTGGAGCTGCGGGCTGCACGCCGACTGGACGGAGCTCACCAACTGCGTGCCGGCCATCATGGAGAAGAAGGACTGTCCCCGCAACCACAGCCACACCAGGTACTGTCCCCCACTGCGTCTCTGTTCTTCCCCGCCACCCCCCGTCCCTCTTCCCCAGTCCTGACCCAGAGCGACCCCGCGCTCCCCGCCCCTGCCGATGGTTTCCTGGCGTCTTCAGCGGTTGGCGCTGTGGCTTTGGGGAGGGATGAGAAACCTCTGGATAGTGTCCAGGTCCTGAACTCGTTCTTCCCCCAGTCCCCACCGCTTCCCGCCACCCCTCTGCCTTCATCCTCTAAGATGTGCGGAGCCACCGTGTGGATCCTTCCTGGTGCGTGCCTAGCACGGCCTGGCCTCCCTCCCAGTGGACGCTGGAAAAACGCCCTGAAATGGGGAGGAGATCGCGGTCTGGGTTAGACCAGCCTTGTAGAACTGTGAACTTAAGTTTTGGGAGTGCAAACCCAAACCCAGGAAAAGGAAGGGGCAGTAGAGAGGCAGGGCAGGAGTTTTCCAGGCGTGGTGAAGCTGGAGACGAATATAATCCCTCCATAAGTGGCTTTTGGGTGGCAGCTCAGGAAACAGTCAATCCTCTTGATGCCACTTTGAAGACACACGTGCAAATTCCTGTTCTACCTCGATAGATAACTCTAATTCTGGAGATGGTCTTTGTTACCCAGCAGTGCCAGGATTTGGACTCACCTGTCCTCCGATTTCCATGCTCTTCCTAGGCCATTACATCAACTTATTCCAAAAGTATGTTAAATGCCTACAGGGTGCCTGACAGTGTGCTAGGTGTTAAGTGAGTATAAAGATAACATAACATCCCTTGTTTTCAGGATGGAATGACGTTCTTGatcccctgcctcccagccttaAAAAACAGTAATACAATGGAGAATGAGGAAAGTTAAAAATCTTAATAGCCAATGAAACTGCTTACATTATTAACATGCTTTGGGAGAGACATGGGCTTAATAATTTGGTTGAAGGTTCTTTCTGCCCATTGCAATTTGAAGATTAATCTGACATGCTTGCTAAAGGACGAAAATATTAAAAGCTTGGAACGCTAATTCATTGAAGTTTTTATCTTAAAGGTTTCAAACAATGTGGTATGAGGAAATAGGAATTTAAAAGCTCAAGCTCATTGTGTTGATATCCCAGATAGCGTTTGCATTTGACGTTATAGAAAAGCTTAATTTAC from Nomascus leucogenys isolate Asia chromosome 5, Asia_NLE_v1, whole genome shotgun sequence includes the following:
- the LOC115835066 gene encoding heparan-sulfate 6-O-sulfotransferase 3-like, with product MDERFNKWLLTPVLTLLFVVIMYQYVSPSCTSSCTNFGEQPRAGEAGPPAVPGPDPLRGFQHQRRDVIVFLHIQKTGGTTFGRHLVKNIRLEQPCSCKAGQKKCTCHRPGKETWLFSRFSTGWSCGLHADWTELTNCVPAIMEKKDCPRNHSHTRSCAKSLKCVIVLLIKHFKGRRSPPLPCSCLTSHLL